The region TATATGAGAACCAAGTATAATTCCCACACCCATGCGTACACAGAAATGCTATTTAAGAAACTATAACTTCCAGATGGGTAGCACTGCTAAGGTGTAGcagcaaaaaacaacaaaaagttttATGGCACCTTAAACTCTTCAATGAGAACGAATATAAGTAGCCAGACagatgcattctctctctctttctctctctctctctctctcacacacacacacacacacacacacacacacacacacacacacacacacacacacacacacacacacacacacacacacacacagagcttaaaaaacagcagtcaacTATTAACACttataaccagggctttttttctaatggaccgcgggggggggggcagagttccggcatctttttgcaggggcccctccccttcaggggcattccaggaggggggggagcaaaacagaggcattttctgggtgggtgctggggggtgcagggtgggcaggcaactggcccctgcctgaccgcacaacgaccccctcctgcccccatctccaagctcttgcctgagcccagcctgactcccctccccctgtgctctgctttcccacacagcttccaagctggggtgcgggggacacgcgctgatgccgaggaggaggaggaggaggaggaggaggaggacggacggacagccagccagccagccagggagacatgCTGCAGCACcaacggaatgcccaggtactggcttggcggaggaggaggggaaggaggctggctggtgcagcccttgtgctaatctgcagcatgagcctaggcgtgtctactcagaagtaagtctcattgtgctcaatggggcttgctcctgggaaagggtgcatagccttgcagcctgagagcccaagcctatgcatgtctactcagaagtaagttccattgtgttcaatggggcttactccctggaaagtgtcatagccttgcagcctgagtagacagccataggctttggctctgaggctgcagtcctctccacactttcctgggaggaagccccactgcctctagtgggactgacttctgaggagacaggcagaggaggggctctgaggctgcagtcctgtccacactttcctgggagaaagccccattgactctaatgggactgacatctgagtagatagacacaggattgggccctgaggctgcaatcctatccacagtaagccccattcactataatggaacttacttctgagtagacatgcataggattgggctcttaggctgcaatcctagacactttcctgggagtaagctccattgactagaatgagacttacttcagagtagacatacctaggattgggctcttaatcctggcagagatatatatctgcacccattttcacatgctaagggcaggtgaaaagggattctacgtgtgtacaacgcgctgtccagccttgccagagatcctcctcatccttcccccacaaacatgccagcgtttgcagctcctctccagcaatgcacagcagctgctcagggcagcagagaacatacaattgcatgccaagcgccttcccaaagacacagagtattctgatacctgaattaaaccatatttaattgcttgtttgcaaacgtagctgtttctgtgtgcacctaaggacccctctggtgtaagaattccttttttgttctcactcccagttgcttagagtaattttactacatggaactcatgtaagccatttttcagaatccattcactgcttcctctccttgaagtagtgtcacactacatactacatgctacaagtgcacctgtacagtatttttccccctgtgtagaaaaagtagctagaaggaaggggatgtggagattgacagcccaatcctatgcatgtctactcagaagtaagttcatctttaggggggaagcacataaaaaatattttatttctccaataaaaaatggcttaaaaataaataaataaataaataaataaataaaagattaacaagttgtgagttcctgcacctttttttttttttttttttttacacaaaaaaagcactgattataaCACTTATGGTACAATCTTATCCAGGGCTTATAGCAGTGGATGTTGCAagctgctgccataagtcctgaTTCGGTGCAACAAAAGCAGTGCTATTGCTATGTGATTCAGACCCACCAGCGCAAATGGTTGGAGGCACCATGTACACATCAGTGGCTCAGCCacactgcaccagagcaggtaaggtagctGCAGGGGCAGTCTggggatcagggcagggagtggaccaaaccggggcaggagggggagaatcTCAGTGGCAGTTCTGCATGTCAAGAGCTTATCCCCTGTTTCCTTGCCCGACACAACTCTTGAagctccttgaacttacaccaatGTTATGGCAGTGCTGCAAAGCTGAATGTTTCTACAGAATTAACTCCCTAGGATTCAGCTCCTGAAAATCAATGCTCTTCCTGGCTCTACCCCCATTGAATTCTTACCTTCTGAATTAAATAAGAAAGACCGCACTCCTATACTAGGCTTACCTAGGAGGAAGTCACATTGAATGCAGTggatcttatttctgagtagacatgtataggattgtgctgaaagttaataaataaatctAATACTTACGAGCTCCTTGTGCAGATGTTTAACTGACTTGTTTGCTTCCCATTTGCCTGAATGGTTTATCACCAGTTTTCTTCATCACTCGGGCTTTCTCATGTGTAGAGATCATGTCTGGAGGGAACTCTGCATTGAGGACAATCCTCTGATGTCTGCTTCTTGTGTGAATTTTTCCCCAAGATGGAGTGAGTGTTTGTACATCCTTAAGCTACTGTCAAATGCTGCATTAAGCCAAAACCAAGCTGCATTTTGAGGTTCATGCTTGGGCAAAATATGTTAAAATCATAACCAAGAGACCATCACAATTGCTAAAAGGAGTATCTCTTCAGGAGTCTCCCCTTCCATAGTCACTAACTTTGAATAGCCTACTACCTTGTTTTGAGAAAGACATACAAATGCGCAATTCCTTATTCTAAATTGTACAATCTCCTTGCATTCCAAAAACCAGAGAGTCTTGTCTCCAATAATATAGAATAAAAAGTTGATGATGTGATGTCATATCTCCTTCAGGAATCCATCCCGTGACATTTCAATTGCTTTGGTGTTTGCAATCAAAACTATCCAACACATGACTTTGGCTTGCCTACCCAAAAATAACATGTATATGTTTAGATTGGTGTGTGTTAAAGGTAagtgtcttatggcccaatcctatcttccaccagcccatagcatgttgCACTGATGGAGTGCATGTTGCATGATACTGTGGGTGCTGCAAGATattgtggggagggaggtgacaaGATGGCTCAGGAGATGGAAgttaaaaaaagcaacaaaaacttTTTGTACTTTCTCCACCATAGGTCACCTGGCCTCCAACTGGTAAACCTGGAATTACACTTGCTCTTGAGCTGGCTCGAGTCCAAAGAGACTCAGAAGGCAGATACAGGCAAGGAAAGAGGGATAAGATCTCAACACACATGACTGCTGCTGGAGGAAATTCAGTGCATGGCTTCTAGCCATGCGTGAGCTCGTCCTGCAGAATGACAGAGCAACATTTGTACCATCCAGGACTTATGATGGCATACAGGATAGGAATGGGCAGCATGGCTGAAGTTCTAttatcaggggtcggcaaccttaaacactcaaagagccagttggacccgttttctggagggaaaaaaaaatcaggagccacaaaacccttttgacatctaaaattaagataacactgcatatatagtttttttttttttacctttatgctcttataggtaccatttttggggagaatcttgaagaggccgtctctgctgaccaggtcgaaagcctttgtgagatctatgaaggctataaagagtggctgtcgttgttccctgcatttctcctgcagttgtctaagggacaacatcctcggcatcacctggcaggacaaagttccaaacaacacagtcctggaacgtgctggaatccctagcatgtattcactgctgaaacagagacgcctgcgttggcttggtcatgtcgtgagaatggatgatggccggatcccaaaggatctcctctatggagaactcatgcaaggaaagcgccctacaggtagaccacagctgcgatacaaggacatctgcaagagggatctgaaggccttagggatggacctcaacaagtgggaaaccctggcctctgagcggcccacttggaggcaggctgtgcagcatggcctttcccagtttgaagagacactttgccaacagtctgaggcaaagaggcaaagaaggaaggcccatagccagggagacagaccagggacagactgcacttgctcctggtgtggaagggattgtcactcccggattggccttttcagccacactagacgctgtgccagaaccacctttcagagcgtgataccatagtctttcgagactgaaggttgccaatacaaggtaccatttttataatgtagcccccccttgtagcttttagttagttttgtcatacattattgtcctgtgttttcagacgcctggtcctctatggtgttttgcctgattccaaggccattctctgcctggagaactatggccactttaagcaaattagctcctcttctttcccccaacaaatgaccctggttctgccctgcactcctgctggaccccacctccagggtagctcacctgttcaacctgcagaggtcttctctcctgccagcagcctcccaccactacagcagccccttggtcctcagcaggtcttgggcacagcagccacacaccaaactccagtgtttccagcagtccattagtcacaacgtcagtcagagtatccaggcaaaatcaataagccaagtcacagtccaaggtcagattccaaagtaagtcagtcaaatcagtcagagtatcaaagtcaataaggcaagtcaatctcctctccaacccacacaccccttcctgcctcaggtactccttatattcctgagggccctattgccttcaagtggctgcagctgtgcagcacactctgctggatgcccaggccttacccttaaaggggccactgctgacaccacatctacctcctcaccagatcttccaggattccaatacatatgatggttatgacatctgcatATCTTACATGGaaactaaagaactccccccaccttccagaggcaccctgctggaaggaaaaaaggacacacactccagaggtggggaagagaagaagccagagctgggggggcaggtgggggggcagccacaggccagcttctgccctgcctgccctccctcactcaggctgcaaccctctccacactatcctgggaataagccccattgactacaatgggacttctgagtagacaagttggttggagctctcaggttgcagtcctctccacactttcctgggaggaagtctcactgactacttgtgagtagacctgcataggagggggctgaggctgcagccctccacaccttcctgggaggaagccccactgactacagtggggcttacttgtgagtagacctgcacaggagggggctgaggctgcagccctccacaccttcctgggaggaagccccactgactacagcttacttgtgagtagacctgcacaggagggggctgaggtgacagccctccacaccttcctgggagtagcccagggactacattggggcttgctctcaaacagacctgcgcaggctcccacacacctgtccttgcgcttggccttgagcaggctccaaggctgccatcccaggcaccctttcctgggagtaagcttcatccactgtaatggggcttactactgagtagacacacaggatgtctcctctgctgtggaggaaaagtctcTCCTTGCaatgagtggggacctgctcagggaaaggcgggctgcaagggctcgcaacagctgaggaggagggcgtcctgctggagagttggggaagggaaaaagagggagcttaagcctgcagagcgggcaaaattgaaaagggaaaccaatgtggggcaggtgggggtgaagggagaggagggcagtgagctcaagaggcggagggaagcagcatgtcctcccagcacaggtgcctcctgttaccccctttgccactttcaccgggaggagctgcagcagacagctgaaagagccgcatgcggctctagagtcgcaggttgccgacccctgatctagattgagAACGAGGCCATAGGTTATGCAAATGGGCCTCACTTTGCTCTGCAGTACTGTTGCTGCTTATGTGTGCTAAAGGAGGTTGTTAGCTCACAGATCTAATGGCATAGTAAGACTTCAAAGATCGAGAATACACTGAAATGATGGTGGTTTTCTGAAGTTTTATCTGAAAATCCAAATATTTTTGATGCATTTTGAGCATCTTTTGTGACTAGGCAATTGGACCCACAGCAGAGAGGTGTGGGTTCCAAATACCATGTGCCCATGAAACTCCCTTGCCACATGAATTTTCCAGGTCATGTAGAAAATTGGTGATCAGTGACTGATGCCTCCAGGATCATCTGATGCTGTTGGTGAGCAAAATGTCTGTGAAATCAATAGGCAACACATTTGAGGAGTGACAGCAATTTGTGGAGAGCAATCTTCAGGGATGGGCGCTCATGACTTGTAAACCGACTTGAGTCACTCATTTTTCTCAACTCGTGGGGACACGAATTGCACGTATCAAAGACTCGGGCACTGGCTTGGGActcgggggttttaccctaaaagagTAAAGACTCAAATAGACCTGAGTCATGCAGACTCAGCATTTTTACCCAAAGAAAATGTTCtgcgtgcttgcttgcttgtttttcatgtgaaaactggaagtaactacTGATAGGAGATAAGGACTGTCTACACAGCCACAGAGGACATCAGAGGGGGAtgcgagcctccaggagcctgcaagaggccagctcagcccttcaagtaaaaaaaaacaacaagcccATTGGTAGCGATGGGACTGCAATTGCTGCAGTTCCGTCACTGcccccctctcctcccttccctgcccatgcAATCACTTACCTGGTTCCTGACTCCCCTGTAGgggtttggggaccactgctctaaaacaaaTCTCTTCAAACATTTGAGCTTGGTGGTTGGACTTAGGCAAATATGAGTCTACTGTGAAATGTTACTGAAAACATAACTGAGATAATGTACACAAAATGattataagaatgtaagaagagtcctgctggatcatgccaagggCCTAGCTAGACTAGTTTCCTGAACCTCACGGTGGTCCACCAGAgactctgggagcacacaagacaacaagatacctgtatcctctcccttgcatctggcattcagtgatagccttctaaaaccaggaggttgcatatacatgGTCTGGGCCTTTATGGCATGAACacatataaaaaataataatagtggaATCATTACAGTATAGGTGTAGTTCATGTCAGTAGTCATTGTGGCTGATGCTATTCAGGTATTTGTTCAGATAGGAAACCAAAAGCTGAAGCCTTCCAGGTAATTCCAGGTAATTATGAGGTCTTTCTTGGCTATAAATTAGAGTGACCTGTTACCATTTGTGCTTGAAGACATATGAGCTAACGTGTATATGCTGTGGCAACAATCTGTAAGTGGGACTCTGGACATGCGCTGCCTACTCTTGAACTGAAAGATGTCAATGAAGGAGTAGATATAGGTGCAAACAAAATACTATTTATTGAAGGGATAAGTCTGCAATAGGAGAAAGTATCAAGAAAGAGAGTGAAATCAAATAAATGAGTGGTGAATCGAGCCGTTACAGTCACAGTTCAGATACCTACGAAAAAATGCTAAATAAGGCATGCGCCCATTCCTGGGGGAGTGAGTGAATGGGACATGAGAAAAGGGAAGGGGTACAACACCTGCCAGGGGAACTAGTGGAGGGACACTGGACCCTCAACCCTGCACAGTTGTAAAGCCTGATTCTTTTCAGCAAACCCCCAGCTGGTGTGGACGAAACAGGCTTAAAAATGAGCAGGAGACAGACAGAAAAGCCCTTAGAATCCGAATGGAGATACCGGCAGTGTTGAGAAAGGGAAATGTGACTGTGGCTAGGGTcacaacaataaaagagcaggTTTCAAAACATGATGTAAACTTTCTAATAAACTGACCAGCAATTCACTTTTCAGCTGAGTGGACTGGGACTGCTTCCCACTTTACAGAACTCTTAACCGATATTCTAATACTTCCAAATTAGAtgaatgtgcagcgcaatcctaacttgctctagAGCAGGCACGCCAGCGAgattgcgctgcatccagtgcaagtttggggccagaagaggtgcaacctgaggcaaggggaaaacttacCCCTTACCTTGTGTTGTGCTGCACTGGGCCCAATGGGATCTGTACCACAAGATGGTGCCAATTCGAGCAGAATGAAGCAGCCAGGGGCCACTCCGCCTCGCCCAGGAATGAAGTTAGGATGTGACATAACCACAGGTTCCTGGCCCCATCTCCTTCTTCCCaccctgccttccacccacccctaaaACACCtcatccccatctcctccctgccctccccacagacccctgcattggctgagctcagctgatgcaagctTACCCCACTGGGCCTGGATTCGgtatggggaggccagcgcaactctttgtgctggcctccctgactcctaagtgagtgcaaacttgccttacagcatgttagTGACACTTCTGGGTCAACAAAAGTGACTTGTACTGGCCTAGCCTGGGGGTTATGATTGCACCCCACGTTATACAAACATTCAAAAGCAAGGTATCAAAAGTCAGGGTAAGATAGAACAGTTTAggtaagaaaaaaacaaatagcaAACACTCCAAGGTATCTTCCCATCAAGGTAACGATCTGATCTGGCAGGACCATAGCAAAGTAAGAGAGCATAAATGCACACAAGATTATTCTTTGCTGAATCCAATACCCATGCAATACCCTATGTATACTGTATGTTTCCCCTTATTGACATAATTGAAGATCAATGTAAACAGCCAACCTAAGTGGTTCATCAAGTCTCAAGGAGGCTACCATATGTGGCTGATGGGCTGTTTGTTAACTTGGTGGTTTGCATGTTGTGAAAGTCTGCTCCATGATATGGTTTATGTGATTCAAAATCCCCTAGAGAAGGGGCTTATGCGTAAACAGAACAGGGCTTTGTGTGTGTCCAAGATCTGGAAGTTTTGAGGCAGTCGTCAAAAAATTGTGACAGTCCAAAAATGAGGATGGATGAAAGGATACATGTGGCTAATTCTTATAGTTCTCTTGTCCTTGTCCATCCAAAGAGTTTTAACTGAAACAGAATCTCAAGATTTTAGTCTCAGCATCTTTTTAAATGCTGCTTTCATTTCTTTGTTCTGTAAACTGTATATGATGGGGTTGAGCAAGGGGGTGAGGATGCTGTACTGTATGGAAAGGATTTTATCTAAAATGACTGACGTTGCTGAGCTTGGCCGGAGATAACGAAAGTAACCTGTTCCGTAGAAGAGAATCACTACAGCGAGGTGAGAGCTGCAGGTAGAGAAAGCTTTATATCGGCCCTCTGTGGAGTTAATCTTCAGAATGGTGGAGATAATGTAAATATAGGACAGCACAGTGAGGAAGAGGGAGATCAACCCGACAGCCCCTCCAGAAAGGAAAAATAACATTTGATTGGTGAATGTGTCATTGCAGGATAGAGAGATGATTGAAGGGAGCTCACAACTGAAATGTCTGATAACATTGGAGccacagaattgtagccttaagaGCGGTAATGTGTTTGTAAGTGCATAAAAGAATCCAATTATCCATGCAGTGGCCACGAGCTTGCAACAGAATGAGATATTCATTAATTCCATGTAATGCAATGGTTGGCATATGGCAGAGTGTCTGTCATAAGCCATGGATGAGAGGATAAAGACTTCTGTAGTGGCTGAAAGCAAGATAAAGAATGACTGAGTGAAGCATTCACCAGCAGATATGGTCTTCTGCTTCTCAATGATGGTCTCCAGCATGCTTGGGACAGTGACTGATGAATAACACATATCCAGGAAAGAGAGGTGGCtcaagaagaagtacatgggactCTGGAGATGAGGGCTGGTTCTTACAGCCAGCATGATCATTCCATTCCCTACCAGGGTGAACAGATAAATCAACAAGAATAAGGAAAAGAGGAAAATCTGGAAGTGTAGATAATTTGAGAGTCCATGGAGAGAAAAGTAGTACTGAGCAGAGTGGTTCTCCATTGACAATCTTCAATATCTGTGAAATGATAACAGACAGGTGGGAcatcagtatccactgatttggtatccactgatttgacttaccactgatactgaggtctacctttaaatgccatGTAACAAGGaataaaagcaccaaaatccaatttgcTACCTTCACGCTGATAAATAATTATactttcattccattagatgtcattatttactgcatttgtggctgaatgcagtataatgtctataccaaagcattctggggtgacctgaaagtgggtctttaaagctatttttccactgatttagtatccattgattttttttttttaatccactaggagTTCCAAAATGAGGCAGTGGATAACAAGGATAAAGAGTGGATTACGAGACGCAGCCTGTAGATATAGCTGGAAAAAATCTTAGGAAGAAACAAAGATGACTCATTCATGCAGGTTGAGATTTCTGTTTGAATTTGACCAGCCAAATTTCACCAAACTGAAATTTTGTGATGGATATGGAAGTTCCTGCACTGGCAAACACCCAAGAAAAACAAAGAGAACAAGAAATATCAATAAGACTACCCACATTTCTGAGTGGGTCCTTCTGGCTTTTCATAAAGCCAGAAGGACATAAAGGACATTTATGAACTTTCTGCTCTGGTGAAACAG is a window of Tiliqua scincoides isolate rTilSci1 chromosome 5, rTilSci1.hap2, whole genome shotgun sequence DNA encoding:
- the LOC136652819 gene encoding olfactory receptor 5A2-like codes for the protein MENHSAQYYFSLHGLSNYLHFQIFLFSLFLLIYLFTLVGNGMIMLAVRTSPHLQSPMYFFLSHLSFLDMCYSSVTVPSMLETIIEKQKTISAGECFTQSFFILLSATTEVFILSSMAYDRHSAICQPLHYMELMNISFCCKLVATAWIIGFFYALTNTLPLLRLQFCGSNVIRHFSCELPSIISLSCNDTFTNQMLFFLSGGAVGLISLFLTVLSYIYIISTILKINSTEGRYKAFSTCSSHLAVVILFYGTGYFRYLRPSSATSVILDKILSIQYSILTPLLNPIIYSLQNKEMKAAFKKMLRLKS